CTTAAGATCCTTAAACACAATCTTCATTTCCTGGCCATCCCTCCCCAGTGTGTGGGCTATGCTGGATGCAGTGCTGTAAAACGGTTAGAGCAGCAGAGCCCAGTGACCTAGACGAAGTATTCGGTATAGAAGTAGAGTCGTTTGATGAGCCGTATCCTAGGTGGTACTTCGACCTACTCTACGGGCTGAGCGGAGGAGAATACTTCCTTGTATCAGAGAGCGCTGACGGCAGGATAACCGGGTATATCGTAGGGATACCATTATCGGGGAATGTATGCCACATAGCGTCGATGGCTGTTTCAAGGGAATGCCGTAGGAAGAAAGTTGGGACAGTGCTTCTACAAAGCTTTATGGAGCTATGCAGCTCTAACGGCTATAGCTCGTTCGTACTGGAAGTCAATACATATAACTATCCAGCCCAGAGCCTGTATATATCAAACATGTTTAGACCGATGATGTTTGTGCCAAACTACTACGGCCAAGGGAAGCACGCCCTAGTGATGGCGCTAGTTGGCGAGCAGCCTTGCTGCCTGCAGCCTAGCGACTAAATAGGGCAAGGCGTTACGTAGACTCTACGCTAAGATGGTTACACATTATGTGGAGGCCCGGCTCTATAGTACTGGGTAGGGCTAGCCTATGCCAGAAGCTATAGAGTTCGTGCTCCTTGATTCAAGCTACGAGATTGTAGGGAAAGAGCCGGTAATCATACTATGGGGTGTAACGCTAGACGGTAAACGCATAGTCCTACTTGATAGGAGGTTTAGGCCCTACTTCTATGCACTCATATCCCGCGACTACGAAGGTAAGGCCGAGGAGGTAGTAGCTGCTATTAGAAGGCTAAGTATGGCAAAGAGCCCCATAATAGAAGCAAAGGTGGTTAGTAAGAAGTACTTCGGAAGGCCCCGTAAAGCAGTCAAAGTAACGACAGTTATACCCGAATCTGTCAGAGAATATAGAGAGGCTGTAAAAAAGCTGGAAGGCGTGGAAGACTCTCTAGAAGCAGACATAAGGTTCGCGATGAGGTATCTAATCGACAAGAAGCTCTACCCGTTCACAGCATACCGTGTCAGAGCCGAGAACGCTGGACGCAGCCCTGGTT
The window above is part of the Pyrodictium abyssi genome. Proteins encoded here:
- a CDS encoding GNAT family N-acetyltransferase; translated protein: MQCCKTVRAAEPSDLDEVFGIEVESFDEPYPRWYFDLLYGLSGGEYFLVSESADGRITGYIVGIPLSGNVCHIASMAVSRECRRKKVGTVLLQSFMELCSSNGYSSFVLEVNTYNYPAQSLYISNMFRPMMFVPNYYGQGKHALVMALVGEQPCCLQPSD